One segment of Allorhodopirellula heiligendammensis DNA contains the following:
- a CDS encoding lipoate--protein ligase family protein: MLELNFESASARRELARDEAMLQWADGVVERGHVDPGGELTDTALMRVWRFNKPTVVLGRSSKIDEEVDRAWCQDRGLDVLRRCTGGASVVGGPGCLMYSVVVDVPANGGLRNIDAAHDYVMQRVLAAVRRQLPAAERSGICDLTWQGRKFSGNSLRVARHHLLYHGTLLLAADLDLIAKCLAFAPRQPEYRRGRDHRDFICNVDLDESILITAFAEEFGVRGKSSDREDQIEHMANELLVTRYNRHDWHERR; this comes from the coding sequence ATGCTGGAATTGAACTTTGAGAGCGCGAGTGCGCGACGCGAACTGGCGCGAGACGAGGCGATGTTGCAGTGGGCTGACGGTGTGGTTGAGCGCGGCCACGTTGATCCCGGCGGTGAACTCACCGATACCGCGTTGATGCGCGTGTGGCGATTCAACAAACCTACTGTGGTTTTAGGCCGCAGTTCAAAGATCGACGAAGAGGTCGACCGCGCGTGGTGCCAGGATCGAGGGCTTGACGTGTTGCGACGTTGCACCGGAGGGGCTTCGGTTGTCGGTGGGCCAGGATGTTTGATGTACAGCGTGGTCGTCGACGTGCCAGCCAACGGCGGGTTACGCAATATTGACGCAGCGCACGATTACGTCATGCAGCGTGTCCTCGCGGCAGTTCGGAGGCAACTCCCGGCGGCAGAACGATCCGGGATCTGCGACCTGACCTGGCAAGGTCGCAAATTTTCAGGCAACAGTCTACGAGTGGCTCGCCACCATCTGCTCTATCACGGCACCTTGCTACTCGCTGCGGATCTGGATTTGATTGCCAAGTGCCTCGCCTTCGCACCTCGCCAGCCGGAGTATCGGCGTGGTCGAGACCACCGAGATTTCATCTGCAACGTGGACCTCGACGAATCAATCTTGATCACTGCCTTCGCTGAGGAATTCGGCGTGCGAGGCAAGTCCTCCGATCGGGAAGATCAGATCGAGCACATGGCCAATGAGCTATTGGTCACCCGTTACAATCGTCACGACTGGCATGAGCGTCGTTAA
- a CDS encoding sulfatase-like hydrolase/transferase: MMWLGIRFYVLLALTFVIAGQVAADERRSGEPIAKADENKPNVVVILADDLGWNSVGYHNKNFPTPNIDRLVREGVELNQFYVAPMCSPTRAGLMTGRYPIRFGAARAVIPPYRDFGLPVSEVTLPERLADLGYANRGVFGKWHLGHRRSKWHPLNQGFTHFHGHYNGAIDYFELTREDVRDWHVDAQPSDEQGYSTHLIADAAAKWITDSSASEAPYFCYVPFNAPHSPFQAPEETIARFDDRNSAKTKGNKPGKARNIAILKAMIWEMDEGVGRILKSIEDSGEANNTIVWFLSDNGGVGSLPRLNSPLRGSKLTVYEGGVRVPSCIRWPDRLAAGVKSEHVCGYIDVLPTIVDAAGGEIIADPELPLDGISLLSGLTSSDQFKSDGRPWYSYHGQSGDENEHLAVLVDGWKLKVNGPQLISESQLTEPKAGVELFHLSTDPNETKNLATDYPDKVGRLGRMLIEYRALQPSDAVPPYGVGSKGFVPPPKWHVDLSTPDVLVGAYPDGEDQQ; encoded by the coding sequence ATGATGTGGCTCGGTATTCGTTTCTACGTCCTGCTCGCTCTGACCTTTGTAATCGCAGGGCAGGTTGCCGCGGATGAACGACGATCCGGCGAACCGATCGCTAAGGCGGACGAGAACAAACCAAACGTTGTGGTGATTCTCGCCGACGATCTCGGTTGGAATAGTGTGGGATACCACAACAAAAATTTCCCAACACCCAATATCGATCGGCTGGTCCGCGAAGGGGTTGAATTAAACCAATTCTACGTCGCACCGATGTGCTCGCCGACCCGAGCGGGATTGATGACGGGTCGTTACCCCATTCGCTTTGGTGCCGCTCGCGCGGTCATCCCGCCCTATCGAGATTTCGGTCTGCCTGTTAGCGAAGTGACTCTGCCCGAGCGTTTGGCCGATCTTGGATACGCTAATCGAGGAGTGTTTGGCAAATGGCACTTGGGCCATCGCCGCTCCAAGTGGCATCCATTGAACCAAGGATTCACTCACTTTCACGGGCACTACAACGGCGCAATCGACTACTTTGAATTGACTCGTGAGGATGTCCGAGACTGGCATGTGGACGCGCAGCCTTCCGATGAGCAGGGTTACTCAACCCATCTGATCGCGGATGCGGCGGCGAAATGGATCACTGACTCGTCAGCTTCAGAGGCACCCTACTTCTGCTACGTTCCATTCAACGCTCCTCATTCTCCTTTCCAAGCACCGGAGGAGACGATCGCTCGATTCGACGACAGAAACTCTGCGAAGACTAAGGGAAACAAGCCAGGTAAAGCGAGAAACATCGCCATCCTCAAAGCGATGATTTGGGAGATGGACGAAGGCGTCGGGAGAATCCTCAAGTCGATTGAAGACTCAGGCGAGGCGAACAATACGATCGTCTGGTTTCTAAGCGACAATGGTGGCGTCGGCTCGCTGCCGCGATTGAATTCACCGCTGCGAGGCAGCAAATTGACGGTGTACGAAGGTGGCGTGCGAGTTCCGTCATGCATCCGCTGGCCAGACCGTCTGGCGGCCGGTGTTAAGAGTGAGCATGTCTGCGGATACATTGACGTGTTACCCACCATCGTTGATGCCGCCGGGGGGGAGATCATAGCGGATCCCGAACTTCCCCTTGACGGTATCTCCTTGTTGAGCGGTCTGACTTCATCGGATCAATTTAAGTCGGATGGTCGCCCCTGGTACTCGTACCACGGTCAATCTGGCGACGAAAACGAGCATCTTGCCGTGCTGGTTGATGGCTGGAAATTGAAGGTGAATGGCCCTCAGTTGATCTCTGAGTCGCAACTGACTGAGCCCAAGGCCGGAGTCGAGCTATTCCATCTCAGCACCGATCCCAATGAAACCAAAAACCTAGCAACCGACTATCCCGACAAAGTCGGACGCCTTGGCCGCATGCTGATCGAATATCGCGCTCTGCAACCGAGCGACGCCGTGCCTCCGTACGGTGTCGGAAGCAAAGGTTTCGTTCCACCACCAAAATGGCACGTTGACCTATCCACCCCGGACGTATTGGTCGGGGCCTATCCAGACGGCGAAGATCAACAGTAG
- the glpK gene encoding glycerol kinase GlpK, producing the protein MKYILALDQGTTSSRAILFDRAGTICGTEAKELTQHYPQSGWVEHDAVEIWNSQRDVARQVLQSNEISAAEIAAIGITNQRETVVLWDRETGQPLHNAIVWQDRRTADFCDQLRSDGRAEMISEKTGLVIDPYFSGTKLRWLLDNIPDARRRADRGELAFGTIDTWLLWNLSGGRTHVTDVSNAARTMMLNLLTLDWDDSLLNLLDIPRSVLPKVRPSSYQFAESTDDFLGQSIPIAGCAGDQHAALFGQNCTENAMAKCTYGTGCFVLMNIGREPIPSKCKLLTTIACTREERPQFALEGSIFIGGAVVQWLRDELHIADTTVAVAELASTVPDSGDCYLVPAFAGLGAPHWDPYARGTIVGISRGTTSAHLARAAIESIAFQVADVLDAMNADTGIAVKELRVDGGASANDFLMQFQADILQVPVERPRVIETTALGAAFLAGLAVGFWKNLDEVETIRQSERVFEPSMPSAEVAKRRARWQQAVQRSMGWQES; encoded by the coding sequence TTGAAATACATTCTGGCACTTGACCAGGGCACGACGAGCTCTCGTGCGATTCTATTCGACCGAGCGGGGACAATCTGTGGAACCGAAGCCAAGGAGCTGACGCAGCACTACCCTCAATCGGGTTGGGTTGAGCACGACGCGGTCGAAATATGGAACTCTCAGCGTGATGTGGCTCGTCAAGTTTTGCAGAGTAACGAAATCTCAGCCGCCGAGATTGCCGCCATTGGGATCACGAACCAGCGTGAGACCGTCGTGCTGTGGGATCGTGAGACAGGCCAACCGCTGCACAACGCGATTGTCTGGCAAGATCGACGCACAGCCGATTTTTGTGATCAACTGCGCAGCGACGGCCGTGCCGAGATGATCTCGGAAAAGACAGGACTCGTGATCGATCCCTACTTTAGCGGCACGAAATTGCGATGGCTGCTCGACAATATCCCTGATGCTCGTCGTCGTGCGGACCGCGGCGAGTTAGCCTTCGGCACGATCGATACATGGTTGCTGTGGAACCTCAGCGGTGGACGAACTCATGTCACCGACGTCAGCAATGCCGCTCGGACGATGATGTTGAATCTTCTCACGCTTGATTGGGATGATTCGTTACTGAACCTGCTTGATATCCCCCGCTCGGTACTCCCCAAAGTTCGACCTTCGAGCTATCAGTTTGCTGAGTCCACGGACGACTTCCTGGGCCAGTCCATTCCGATCGCGGGCTGCGCGGGTGATCAACATGCAGCTTTGTTCGGACAGAACTGCACCGAAAACGCGATGGCAAAGTGCACCTACGGCACGGGTTGTTTCGTGCTGATGAATATCGGTCGGGAACCCATTCCATCGAAGTGCAAATTGCTGACAACAATCGCATGCACGCGAGAGGAGCGGCCTCAATTTGCTCTTGAGGGTAGTATTTTCATCGGCGGCGCAGTGGTGCAGTGGCTGCGGGACGAACTCCACATTGCGGACACGACCGTCGCGGTCGCGGAGCTCGCGTCGACTGTGCCGGATAGTGGCGATTGCTACCTTGTACCTGCGTTCGCGGGTCTTGGTGCACCACACTGGGATCCTTATGCACGAGGCACGATTGTCGGTATTTCACGCGGCACAACCTCTGCCCATCTGGCTCGCGCAGCGATCGAAAGCATCGCCTTTCAGGTCGCAGATGTGCTCGATGCAATGAACGCCGATACCGGAATTGCCGTTAAAGAACTACGCGTCGACGGTGGCGCAAGTGCCAATGATTTTCTGATGCAGTTCCAAGCCGATATTCTGCAGGTGCCCGTCGAGCGTCCCCGGGTAATTGAAACGACGGCACTCGGAGCAGCATTCCTAGCGGGGCTCGCGGTGGGATTTTGGAAGAACTTGGACGAAGTCGAAACCATTCGACAAAGTGAACGAGTTTTTGAACCATCGATGCCGAGCGCTGAAGTGGCAAAACGTCGCGCTCGGTGGCAACAGGCTGTCCAGCGAAGTATGGGCTGGCAAGAATCATGA
- a CDS encoding BPSS1187 family protein, with product MISSTKSSLASLLFAAATCLSPSLAGAESPSQRTDAKAPRVEVQVRASEVDPRVKSYPEIGFVVENAEGKPADVEHAWFDPNVPDRGRLVIWLMAHNPALFERLTSYGLHAIDVQYARQWFSICCQERPVGPECRGNMRLEATTGIDATDEVAIAMPDAMNERAFRLVKHLADQKTPGDWGQFLNVDGTDLDWDKVIVAGASHGSTSAARFAKHQKVARVVALCGPRDQHQTWQSLPSATPANRYFGFSHVLDQGWEEDHYCRSWEMLGLNEFGPIVNVDRSSPPYENTRRLITDADVGDNAGRAHGSVQPGRSAVKDPMTGDLIHEAVWKYLFTHDVDAVGSPVPVDLNCDHEQLKQ from the coding sequence ATGATTTCCAGCACCAAAAGTTCTCTAGCGAGCCTGCTGTTCGCCGCCGCAACCTGTCTTTCACCATCCCTGGCAGGCGCCGAATCGCCCAGTCAAAGGACCGACGCCAAGGCACCCCGCGTTGAAGTGCAAGTCCGTGCTAGCGAAGTCGACCCACGTGTCAAATCCTATCCCGAGATTGGATTCGTGGTTGAGAACGCGGAGGGAAAGCCAGCCGACGTCGAGCATGCTTGGTTCGATCCAAACGTGCCCGATCGTGGACGCCTCGTCATTTGGCTGATGGCGCACAATCCGGCGTTGTTTGAACGGTTGACCAGCTATGGCCTGCACGCCATTGACGTACAGTACGCGCGGCAGTGGTTTTCCATCTGCTGTCAGGAGCGGCCCGTTGGCCCAGAGTGTCGTGGTAACATGCGGCTGGAAGCGACCACCGGCATTGATGCCACCGATGAAGTGGCAATCGCGATGCCCGATGCGATGAACGAGCGGGCTTTTCGGCTGGTCAAACACCTAGCTGATCAAAAAACGCCCGGTGACTGGGGTCAGTTTTTGAACGTCGATGGAACCGATTTGGATTGGGATAAAGTGATTGTGGCGGGGGCTTCCCACGGTAGTACCAGCGCAGCCCGGTTTGCCAAGCACCAAAAAGTTGCCCGTGTCGTCGCGCTCTGCGGTCCGCGGGACCAACACCAAACATGGCAGTCACTTCCCTCAGCCACCCCGGCGAATCGCTACTTCGGATTCTCGCACGTGCTCGATCAAGGCTGGGAAGAAGATCATTACTGTCGCAGTTGGGAAATGCTTGGTTTGAACGAGTTTGGTCCGATCGTCAATGTCGACCGCTCTTCTCCCCCGTACGAAAACACCCGCCGACTGATCACCGATGCCGACGTCGGCGATAATGCTGGTCGTGCTCACGGCAGCGTCCAACCTGGTCGCTCGGCGGTCAAAGACCCCATGACCGGCGACTTGATCCACGAAGCAGTTTGGAAATATCTCTTCACCCACGATGTCGACGCAGTCGGGTCACCCGTCCCTGTTGACCTCAACTGTGATCACGAGCAATTGAAGCAGTGA
- a CDS encoding FtsX-like permease family protein: MAHSSRAFSLRRVVFATLRHRLAVTIAVALGVATATAVIAGALLVGDSMRASLRALTVERLGRIESILAPGQFFAIDSVHVEDANDGAAVSLILFPGSSVETKIKSEASSQPGGSAAADNLPRIRHVGGVQIVGADESFWDLDVSGVRPDTMPGEYSVVLNQSAADALEVSIGDDVTLRLPVEGAVPADSPLGKRELLGEGLPRMQVAAIVPDRGLGRFSLTASQSVPKTVFVSRAVVADVLDRTGQANVMLFDHALPDDAVSLNLDSLGWKLQRVSNGEAIDYISLSSDSLLLPQVAVDRIMAAMPPGDATPLMTYLANAIDKVDKVKVDNVSDTVNSVPYSTISAIDSGPTLRLDYAIAEGVDAAGRVPIVLNSWTADRLGVNVGSPLRVFYFEPEVQRGKEIERSFDAVITQVVPLTPRAGPYRPGRPGVYDAPVTAYNDPDMTPDVPGVTDQDSIGDWDLPFALERKIDPEDDQYWNEHGLTPKAFIPLAAGQERFGSRFGKTTGLRFVPGYDLDNLETMIIAAITPVQDDLGWIPRSIRSEQLAASKGTTPFDGLFLALSMFVILAAMMLIALLLRLGMLQRIDEFGTLLAVGFSPRRVMTLVLGETAITSTVGVLMGLVGGVGYAAFVLWALRSWWVGAVTVPFLQFHATPLSIVLGGIGGWLVCMATAAWTLRFLLRLNPAALLGGRRMSGAAKAGDQKRRWLAGRGRLIAIGLLVVLALGAAVAGSRGSAQAAAGGFVGGGMLLLVASLLWIHRWLAERRMMRPSMRTLATANARRNPLRSTLTIGLVATAAFLILSITAFRMSPTQEGTGGFDLIAETGAPISLDLNDEVVREDLLGRDAERLADATLVACRMRSGEDASCNNLYQATRPTVLGIPEQHALDQFGWAASGAKGAQTPWQLLDRQASGTADDPIPVVIDQNTAMWSLQMTGGIGQTKTFDYGDGKALTFEVTGLLAGSVLQGKLMIGERNFERAFPEQSGYRYFLIRAGNEESPAAISDVLESRLVDVGMDVESAPQVLSSMLAVQNTYLRTFQSLGALGLLLGTIGLAVSQLRSVLERRSELGVLQAVGFTRGRLATLVMGENFVLLLLGMGCGVITAILAVLPYAWMTGNSVPIAEPLWILLGILVFGMLAGLIAVWRVATLPLLDSLRAEHAGIEL, encoded by the coding sequence ATGGCCCATTCGTCTCGTGCGTTTTCCCTGCGCCGCGTAGTCTTTGCGACGCTACGACATCGACTCGCCGTCACGATTGCCGTTGCCCTGGGCGTTGCCACCGCCACCGCGGTGATCGCCGGTGCGCTATTGGTAGGAGATTCGATGCGAGCGAGTTTGCGGGCGTTAACGGTCGAGCGTCTCGGCCGGATCGAGTCGATTCTGGCACCGGGGCAGTTTTTTGCAATTGACAGCGTCCATGTCGAGGACGCCAACGACGGAGCGGCGGTCAGCCTCATCCTTTTTCCCGGCAGCAGCGTTGAAACGAAAATCAAATCGGAGGCCAGTTCACAACCTGGCGGTTCGGCAGCGGCGGACAATCTACCGCGTATTCGCCATGTGGGTGGCGTGCAAATCGTGGGGGCAGATGAATCGTTTTGGGACCTCGATGTTTCCGGTGTGCGGCCCGATACCATGCCGGGTGAGTACAGCGTCGTACTCAACCAATCCGCCGCTGACGCATTGGAAGTTAGCATTGGCGACGATGTTACGCTTCGCTTGCCAGTCGAAGGTGCCGTCCCTGCAGACAGTCCATTGGGCAAACGTGAACTCCTCGGCGAGGGACTGCCCCGCATGCAGGTGGCGGCAATCGTGCCCGATCGCGGCTTGGGACGATTTTCACTGACCGCCAGTCAGAGCGTTCCTAAAACCGTCTTTGTTTCACGCGCAGTGGTCGCCGACGTGCTCGACCGAACAGGCCAAGCGAATGTGATGCTATTCGACCACGCGTTGCCGGACGACGCCGTTTCGCTCAATCTCGATTCATTGGGCTGGAAACTACAGCGAGTGAGCAACGGCGAGGCAATCGACTACATCTCCCTCTCGAGTGATAGCCTACTGCTGCCTCAGGTTGCAGTGGATCGCATCATGGCGGCGATGCCCCCTGGTGATGCGACCCCGCTGATGACCTACCTAGCCAATGCCATCGACAAGGTCGATAAGGTGAAGGTCGATAACGTGTCCGACACCGTAAACAGCGTGCCTTATAGCACGATCTCAGCGATTGATTCGGGGCCGACGCTGCGTTTGGACTACGCCATTGCAGAAGGAGTTGACGCCGCTGGCCGAGTGCCAATTGTTCTCAACAGCTGGACCGCCGATCGCTTGGGTGTGAATGTGGGATCGCCACTGCGGGTCTTCTATTTCGAGCCGGAGGTGCAGCGAGGCAAGGAGATTGAACGCTCGTTCGACGCCGTGATCACGCAAGTTGTGCCGCTCACTCCACGCGCAGGACCCTATCGGCCGGGGCGGCCAGGAGTGTATGACGCACCCGTTACGGCGTACAACGATCCGGACATGACACCCGACGTTCCTGGGGTGACGGATCAAGATTCGATTGGCGACTGGGATCTCCCGTTTGCGCTGGAGAGAAAAATTGATCCCGAGGATGATCAGTACTGGAACGAGCATGGTTTGACGCCGAAAGCGTTCATCCCACTGGCAGCTGGACAGGAGCGTTTCGGAAGTCGATTTGGCAAAACCACCGGACTGCGGTTTGTGCCGGGATACGACCTCGATAACTTGGAAACGATGATCATCGCGGCAATCACCCCGGTGCAGGATGACCTGGGGTGGATTCCACGTTCGATTCGTAGTGAACAGCTCGCTGCATCCAAGGGCACGACACCTTTTGACGGATTGTTTTTGGCGCTGTCGATGTTCGTGATCTTAGCGGCGATGATGTTGATCGCACTGTTGCTGCGGCTGGGCATGCTCCAGCGGATCGACGAGTTCGGCACCCTACTCGCTGTCGGATTCTCGCCGCGGCGAGTGATGACGTTGGTACTGGGGGAGACCGCGATCACATCGACTGTGGGTGTGTTGATGGGGCTGGTCGGCGGAGTCGGCTACGCGGCGTTCGTGCTGTGGGCGTTGCGATCATGGTGGGTGGGGGCTGTTACGGTCCCGTTTCTGCAGTTTCATGCGACGCCGCTGTCGATAGTGCTTGGTGGGATCGGCGGATGGTTGGTCTGCATGGCAACGGCGGCATGGACGCTACGCTTTCTATTACGTCTTAACCCAGCTGCGCTCTTGGGTGGACGGCGAATGTCAGGTGCTGCCAAAGCGGGCGACCAGAAACGCCGATGGCTCGCCGGTCGCGGCCGGTTGATTGCCATCGGTCTGTTGGTGGTGCTGGCACTGGGCGCGGCGGTGGCAGGCTCACGAGGCAGTGCCCAGGCGGCGGCAGGTGGCTTCGTCGGCGGCGGGATGCTGCTGCTGGTCGCCTCGCTATTGTGGATCCATCGTTGGCTAGCGGAGCGGCGAATGATGCGTCCCTCCATGCGAACTCTAGCGACAGCCAATGCGCGGCGCAATCCCTTACGGAGCACACTGACGATCGGCTTAGTGGCAACTGCCGCGTTCTTGATCCTGTCGATTACGGCGTTTCGCATGTCGCCGACGCAAGAGGGCACGGGTGGGTTTGACCTTATTGCCGAAACGGGAGCACCGATTTCACTCGACCTCAATGACGAGGTGGTGCGGGAGGACTTGTTGGGTCGCGATGCTGAGCGACTGGCCGATGCCACGCTCGTCGCTTGTCGGATGCGCAGCGGTGAGGACGCCAGCTGCAACAACCTGTACCAAGCGACACGGCCCACCGTGCTCGGCATTCCCGAGCAACACGCCCTGGACCAATTCGGCTGGGCCGCGTCGGGGGCCAAGGGTGCTCAAACGCCATGGCAGTTACTCGATCGGCAAGCATCGGGCACGGCCGACGATCCGATCCCGGTTGTGATCGATCAGAACACGGCGATGTGGAGCTTGCAGATGACCGGAGGCATCGGGCAAACGAAGACATTTGACTACGGCGATGGCAAGGCACTGACATTCGAAGTCACCGGCCTGCTGGCAGGCTCTGTCCTGCAGGGCAAGTTGATGATTGGGGAACGGAATTTTGAGCGAGCGTTTCCCGAGCAGAGCGGCTATCGTTATTTTTTGATCCGCGCAGGCAACGAAGAATCCCCCGCTGCGATCTCCGATGTCCTCGAATCACGGCTGGTCGATGTCGGTATGGATGTCGAATCCGCCCCGCAAGTACTCAGCAGCATGCTCGCAGTTCAAAACACGTATTTGCGTACCTTCCAAAGCCTTGGAGCACTGGGGCTACTGCTGGGCACCATTGGGTTGGCAGTCTCCCAACTTCGCAGTGTCCTCGAACGCCGCAGCGAACTCGGTGTCCTGCAGGCGGTAGGATTCACCCGTGGGCGGCTAGCAACACTGGTCATGGGCGAGAACTTCGTGCTCCTCCTGCTGGGCATGGGCTGTGGCGTCATCACGGCGATCCTGGCGGTACTGCCCTATGCGTGGATGACGGGTAACTCGGTGCCGATCGCAGAACCTCTGTGGATTCTGTTGGGAATTTTAGTATTTGGAATGCTGGCGGGGTTGATCGCGGTGTGGCGGGTCGCGACATTGCCGCTTTTGGATTCGCTGCGAGCCGAGCATGCTGGAATTGAACTTTGA
- a CDS encoding glycerol-3-phosphate dehydrogenase/oxidase, giving the protein MNREKFLNEVHDRREPFDIVVIGGGATGVGVALDAAVRGLSVLLLEQSDFGKGTSSRSTKLIHGGVRYLQQGNISLVRDSLHERSRLQANAPHLVHPLPFLVPCESLWQRFMMRTGFILYDLLAGKSKFPRAYGASSERAKQIASTIQPRRVRWGGVVYHDGQFDDARLLIHMAMTAVDHGACVLNAAKVTGLRHDDEGRVCGVTFEDQQNGLSRDVEARCVINATGPFCDAIRRSDDASAEPIIAPSQGVHIVLPREFLPDDTAIIVPKTSDGRVLFLIPWHGHVVVGTTDTPIEHATLEPTAQRDEIEFLLRTAGDYLTRVPSRDDCLSVFVGIRPLVRPPSRGSGTKGDTKSLSRDHTILVSKTGLITITGGKWTTVRHMGEDCVDRAVELVGLKTNGKSTVQLALHGASDAPSDCVYGTDEAFIEQLIAASPELGRQLHEDLPIRAAEVVWAVRREMALTVEDVLARRTRAMFLNIQAAKSIAPDVARLMSMELGHDQAWQDQQLADFQTTAAHFELAR; this is encoded by the coding sequence ATGAACCGTGAAAAATTTCTAAACGAAGTTCATGACCGTCGAGAACCGTTTGACATTGTTGTTATCGGCGGCGGCGCCACCGGTGTCGGGGTGGCCTTGGATGCTGCCGTCCGCGGCCTCTCGGTACTCCTGCTCGAACAGAGCGACTTTGGCAAAGGCACATCGAGCCGCAGCACGAAGCTCATCCATGGTGGTGTTCGCTACCTTCAGCAAGGCAATATCTCCTTGGTGCGTGATTCGCTTCACGAGCGTTCGCGACTGCAGGCCAATGCACCGCATCTGGTTCATCCGCTGCCCTTTTTAGTTCCTTGCGAATCGTTATGGCAACGGTTCATGATGCGGACCGGATTTATCCTTTACGATCTGCTAGCAGGAAAAAGCAAATTCCCACGTGCCTATGGCGCGTCGTCCGAACGGGCAAAACAGATTGCCAGCACAATTCAGCCTCGGCGAGTTCGTTGGGGCGGTGTCGTCTATCACGATGGTCAGTTTGATGATGCGCGGTTGCTCATTCATATGGCAATGACCGCTGTGGACCATGGTGCGTGCGTTCTCAATGCTGCCAAGGTGACGGGTTTACGCCACGACGACGAGGGGCGTGTCTGCGGCGTGACTTTTGAGGACCAGCAAAATGGTTTGTCGAGGGATGTGGAAGCACGCTGCGTGATCAATGCTACCGGCCCATTCTGTGATGCCATCCGCCGCAGCGATGATGCGTCCGCCGAGCCCATTATCGCGCCGAGCCAAGGCGTGCATATTGTATTGCCGCGTGAGTTCCTGCCCGACGACACGGCGATCATTGTTCCCAAGACGTCCGACGGCCGGGTGTTATTTTTGATTCCTTGGCATGGCCACGTTGTCGTGGGAACCACCGACACCCCGATCGAACATGCCACGCTGGAACCAACGGCGCAAAGGGATGAAATTGAGTTTTTGCTCCGCACCGCGGGCGACTACTTAACGCGTGTTCCGAGCCGAGACGACTGCCTGAGTGTCTTCGTCGGCATCCGGCCTCTAGTGCGTCCGCCTAGTCGCGGCAGCGGAACCAAAGGCGATACAAAATCCCTGTCTCGAGACCATACCATTCTCGTTTCCAAAACCGGCTTGATCACGATTACCGGCGGCAAATGGACGACCGTCCGTCATATGGGCGAAGACTGCGTTGATCGCGCTGTCGAACTGGTTGGCCTGAAGACCAATGGTAAGTCCACCGTGCAACTCGCACTCCACGGCGCATCTGACGCGCCGAGCGACTGCGTCTACGGTACCGACGAGGCATTCATCGAGCAGTTGATCGCTGCCTCGCCAGAACTGGGCCGGCAACTCCACGAGGATCTCCCCATCCGCGCCGCTGAAGTTGTCTGGGCAGTCCGCCGCGAGATGGCTCTGACGGTCGAAGATGTCTTAGCACGGCGCACCCGAGCGATGTTCCTCAACATTCAGGCCGCCAAGTCGATTGCCCCCGACGTTGCCCGGCTAATGTCGATGGAACTCGGACACGATCAAGCTTGGCAAGATCAGCAGTTAGCCGATTTCCAAACTACCGCTGCACATTTCGAGCTAGCTCGATAA
- a CDS encoding outer membrane protein gives MKKTIFFLVATMIAWSSSSTVQASGPLRSMFGDGCDSACSDGCAGPACDTGCDSHGGYGDRLRTLWKSNDDCCPESCCYVSLFGGWSFLHDYNSDIFPGGVTSTFSDGWAIGGAVGRRFGHGLRGELEAGFRSNTADQVFAGGGAFDHSGHVFAYTAMANMYYDISALEIAGVTPYIGGGIGVAAFDADISTPLGPSDVHDAAFAYQGIAGAAKRINRNIDLFAEYRYLGNTDVTVDINGASAAQARPEYENVFFGVRFNR, from the coding sequence ATGAAAAAAACGATCTTCTTTTTGGTGGCGACGATGATCGCCTGGTCCAGCTCTTCCACCGTTCAGGCATCCGGACCGTTGAGATCCATGTTCGGCGATGGTTGTGATTCGGCTTGCAGCGACGGGTGTGCAGGGCCTGCTTGCGATACTGGCTGCGATTCACACGGCGGGTACGGTGATCGGCTGCGAACTCTTTGGAAAAGCAACGACGACTGCTGCCCTGAATCCTGCTGCTACGTCAGTCTCTTCGGCGGTTGGAGTTTCTTGCATGACTACAACAGTGATATCTTTCCAGGCGGCGTCACGTCAACGTTCAGCGATGGGTGGGCGATCGGAGGTGCCGTCGGGCGACGCTTTGGTCACGGGCTGCGTGGGGAACTCGAAGCCGGTTTCCGCAGCAATACTGCCGATCAAGTCTTCGCAGGTGGCGGTGCATTCGACCACAGTGGGCATGTTTTTGCTTACACTGCCATGGCCAATATGTACTACGACATCAGCGCCCTGGAAATTGCGGGCGTGACCCCCTACATCGGTGGCGGCATTGGCGTCGCGGCGTTTGATGCAGACATCAGCACACCGTTGGGGCCTTCCGATGTTCATGACGCTGCATTTGCGTACCAGGGTATCGCTGGTGCCGCTAAACGCATCAATCGCAACATCGATTTGTTCGCCGAGTACCGCTACCTGGGCAATACTGACGTGACCGTGGACATCAACGGCGCCTCAGCGGCTCAGGCCAGACCTGAATACGAGAATGTGTTCTTCGGTGTGCGTTTCAATCGCTAA